From the genome of Seriola aureovittata isolate HTS-2021-v1 ecotype China chromosome 6, ASM2101889v1, whole genome shotgun sequence, one region includes:
- the si:dkeyp-51f12.3 gene encoding uncharacterized protein si:dkeyp-51f12.3 codes for MPPPKGLLLCLGILLVTVGGVMVMVLGMPNQSSPMVIIGVFLGLMGIALLVIGLCMAMKNLQVAVPGHFLLHPRTGTRFSPQQALAIQRRLDRIRREMSADSVSQTPEPEPSLPSTPPPWTMEPPPSYDTVMKSQEHSEQL; via the exons ATGCCGCCCCCCAAGgggctgctgctctgtctcgGCATTCTGTTGGTGACTGTTGGAGGGGTCATGGTCATGGTACTGGGAATGCCCAATCAGTCTTCCCCAATGGTTATAATCGGTGTGTTCCTGGGTCTTATGGGCATAGCCCTGCTGGTCATTGGACTCTGCATGGCCATGAAGAATCTCCAGGTGGCAGTGCCCGGACACTTCCTGCTGCACCCCCGCACAGGCACACGCTTCAGCCCTCAGCAGGCCCTGGCCATACAAAG GAGGTTGGACCGAATTCGTCGGGAGATGTCAGCTGACTCTGTCAGCCAGACACCGGAGCCTGAACCCTCCCTCCCATCCACTCCACCCCCCTGGACTATGGAGCCGCCTCCATCCTATGACACAGTGATGAAAAGCCAGGAGCACAGCGAGCAGCTTTAA
- the si:dkeyp-51f12.2 gene encoding uncharacterized protein si:dkeyp-51f12.2, with the protein MPSLHHGAIFIGVFLIVTGGSTAFLASYQSRLQAFSLCCVVLGVVMLILGLFWAMNSKSAANYNHREFDPECPHYPYDYPNFGSHALFTPPGSRFPESQSVFLPRTMERHRHGARGEEFDYPPMDSGGFSPTPHPPPWLGPPPPYEVAIKTTCSSTHLRRAYSDTQLASEPLFGQSREISFEV; encoded by the exons ATGCCTTCCCTGCACCACGGAGCTATCTTCATCGGAGTCTTCCTCATTGTGACTGGGGGGTCCACAGCCTTCCTGGCCTCGTACCAGAGCCGCCTGCAGgctttctccctctgctgtgtGGTGCTGGGGGTGGTCATGCTCATCCTGGGGCTCTTCTGGGCAATGAACAGCAAAAGTGCCGCAAACTACAACCACCGGGAGTTCGACCCAGAGTGCCCACATTATCCATATGACTACCCCAACTTCGGCAGCCATGCCCTCTTCACACCCCCGGGGAGCCGCTTCCCAGAGTCCCAGTCTGTGTTTCTGCCCAG GACGATGGAACGCCACAGACATGGTGCTCGTGGCGAGGAATTCGACTACCCTCCCATGGACTCTGGTGGTTTTAGTCCAACACCTCACCCTCCTCCTTGGCTGGGACCCCCGCCTCCCTATGAGGTCGCCATCAAGACCACGTGCAGCTCCACACACCTGCGGCGTGCCTACTCAGACACGCAGCTGGCTTCAGAGCCCCTGTTTGGACAGTCAAGAGAAATTAGCTTTGAGGTGTGA
- the dhcr24 gene encoding delta(24)-sterol reductase encodes MGPLLYLGGLVVMFLLWIRVKGLDYVIVHQRWIFVCLFLLPLSVIFDVYYYVRAWLIFKMCSAPKLHDQRVRDIQRQVREWRKDGGKTYMCTGRPGWLTVSLRVGKYKKTHKNIMINMMDILEVDTNRQVVRVEPLANMGQVTALLNSIGWTLPVLPELDDLTVGGLVMGTGIESSSHIYGLFQHICVAYELVLADGSLVRCTEEENSDLFHAVPWSCGTLGFLVAAEIKIVPAKPWVKLHYEPVRGLENICKRFSEASENKQNTFVEGIQYTLDTAVIMTGTMTDHAEPDKINRIGLHFKPWFFKHVESYLTGDHAGVEYVPLRQYYHRHTRSIFWELQDIIPFGNNLLFRWLFGWMVPPKISLLKLTQGETIRRLYEQHHVVQDMLVPMKHLHAAITRFHQDIDVYPLWLCPFLLPAGRGMVHPKGQEEELYVDIGAYGEPKVKHFEAKASTRQLEKFVRDVHGFQMLYADVYMDREEFWEMFDGQLYQRLREELGCKDAFPEVYDKICKSARH; translated from the exons ATGGGTCCGCTGCTGTATTTAGGAGGTCTGGTCGTCATGTTCCTGCTGTGGATCAGAGTCAAAGGTCTAGATTACGTAATCGTTCACCAGAGGTGGATATTCGTGTGTCTGTTCCTGCTGCCGCTCTCCGTCATATTTGATGTGTATTACTACGTGAGGGCCTGGCTCATATTCAAGATGTGCTCCGCGCCCAAACTGCACGACCAGCGCGTGCGAGACATCCAGCGACAG GTACGTGAGTGGAGGAAGGACGGGGGTAAGACCTACATGTGTACGGGTCGACCCGGCTGgctcactgtgtctctcagaGTGGGGAAATACAAGAAAACccacaaaaacatcatgatCAATATGATGGACATCCTGGAGGTGGACACAAACAGGCAG GTTGTGAGAGTTGAGCCACTGGCCAACATGGGTCAGGTGACAGCTCTCCTCAATTCAATTGGCTGGACACTGCCAGTGCTGCCCGAGCTGGATGATCTCACTGTGG gtggTTTGGTGATGGGTACAGGCATTGAGTCGTCCTCTCACATTTACGGGCTGTTTCAGCACATCTGTGTGGCGTATGAACTGGTCCTCGCTGACGGCAGTTTAGTTCGCTGCACTGAG gaGGAAAACTCAGACCTGTTCCACGCCGTCCCGTGGTCCTGCGGCACTCTGGGATTCCTGGTTGCAGCTGAGATTAAAATAGTCCCCGCCAAGCCGTGGGTGAAGCTGCACTACGAGCCGGTCCGAGGGCTGGAGAACATCTGTAAACGCTTCAGTGAAGCATCGGAGAACAAGCAGAACACATTCGTCGAGGGCATCCAGTACACTCTCGACACCGCTGTCATCATGACGGGAACCATGACTGACCACGCAGAGCCTGATAAG ATCAACAGAATCGGCCTGCACTTTAAACCCTGGTTCTTTAAACACGTGGAGAGCTACCTGACAGGAGACCACGCTGGGGTGGAGTACGTTCCTCTGAGACAGTAttaccacagacacacacgcagcatCTTCTGGGAGCTTCAG GACATCATCCCATTCGGCAACAACCTGCTGTTCCGCTGGCTTTTTGGCTGGATGGTTCCTCCTAAGATCTCCCTGCTGAAGCTCACACAGGGAGAGACCATCAGACGTCTTTACGAGCAGCACCACGTGGTGCAGGACATGCTGGTCCCCATGAAGCATCTGCACGCCGCAATAACGCGCTTTCACCAGGACATTGAT GTTTACCCTCTGTGGCTGTGTCCATTCCTGTTGCCAGCGGGCAGAGGGATGGTTCATCCCAAAGGCCAAGAGGAGGAACTGTATGTGGACATCGGGGCTTACGGAGAACCCAAAGTCAAACACTTTGAAGCTAAAGCATCAACACGTCAACTGGAGAAGTTTGTCAGAGATGTGCACGG CTTCCAGATGTTGTATGCAGATGTGTACATGGACCGAGAGGAGTTTTGGGAGATGTTCGATGGACAGCTGTATCAAAGACTGAGAGAGGAGCTGGGCTGTAAGGACGCCTTCCCCGAGGTGTATGACAAAATCTGTAAATCTGCTCGACACTGA
- the si:ch211-121a2.4 gene encoding transmembrane protein 205 isoform X1, with amino-acid sequence MSRKTAANLKESEVDSKVKKHQVPSRRKGKDPGGESQRSVTGLTGCKENMSTDEEPTFTVKLLQLLLLSTYWGMQIWVTFISSFVMDNHLNRHTYGFIQSRLVPFYLHLGSACAFFNLTIYAVYHPSDMLDDREAFQIFIFFVSVTVAAVNAQWFGQMTSEIMADMHLIEQACGLGQDIGLSSNREAYAKLCETDVKYRHLSSRLWLYRLLSSFCNLCCIGCNFYSLCYMAENLVAL; translated from the exons ATGAGCAGGAAGACGGCTGCTAACTTAAAGGAGAGTGAGGT AGACTCTAAAGTGAAGAAGCATCAGGTGCCCTCCAGACGAAAAGGCAAAGACCCGGGGGGTGAAAGCCAAAGAAGCGTTACTGGCCTTACCGGCTGCAAAGAAAACATGTCCACTGACGAGGAGCCCACCttcacagtgaagctgctgcagctgctgcttctctccacCTACTGGGGAATGCAAATTTGGGTCACCTTCATTTCAA GCTTTGTGATGGACAACCAcctgaacagacacacatatggGTTTATTCAGAGTCGTCTCGTCCCGTTCTACCTCCACCTGGGTTCAGCTTGTGCCTTCTTCAACCTCACCATCTACGCCGTGTATCATCCCAGCGACATGCTGGATGACCGGGAAGCCTTTCAG ATCTTCAtcttctttgtgtctgtgacGGTCGCGGCCGTCAACGCGCAGTGGTTTGGCCAAATGACGTCAGAGATCATGGCAGACATGCACCTCATCGAGCAGGCGTGCGGATTGGGTCAGGACATCGGCCTGTCGTCTAACCGTGAGGCTTACGCCAAGCTGTGTGAGACGGATGTAAAATACAGGCACCTCAGTAGTCGCCTGTGGCTGTACAGACTGCTGTCGTCCTTCTGTAACCTCTGCTGCATCGGCTGCAATTTCTACAGTCTCTGTTACATGGCTGAAAACCTTGTCGCGCTGTAA
- the si:ch211-121a2.4 gene encoding transmembrane protein 205 isoform X2, which produces MSTDEEPTFTVKLLQLLLLSTYWGMQIWVTFISSFVMDNHLNRHTYGFIQSRLVPFYLHLGSACAFFNLTIYAVYHPSDMLDDREAFQIFIFFVSVTVAAVNAQWFGQMTSEIMADMHLIEQACGLGQDIGLSSNREAYAKLCETDVKYRHLSSRLWLYRLLSSFCNLCCIGCNFYSLCYMAENLVAL; this is translated from the exons ATGTCCACTGACGAGGAGCCCACCttcacagtgaagctgctgcagctgctgcttctctccacCTACTGGGGAATGCAAATTTGGGTCACCTTCATTTCAA GCTTTGTGATGGACAACCAcctgaacagacacacatatggGTTTATTCAGAGTCGTCTCGTCCCGTTCTACCTCCACCTGGGTTCAGCTTGTGCCTTCTTCAACCTCACCATCTACGCCGTGTATCATCCCAGCGACATGCTGGATGACCGGGAAGCCTTTCAG ATCTTCAtcttctttgtgtctgtgacGGTCGCGGCCGTCAACGCGCAGTGGTTTGGCCAAATGACGTCAGAGATCATGGCAGACATGCACCTCATCGAGCAGGCGTGCGGATTGGGTCAGGACATCGGCCTGTCGTCTAACCGTGAGGCTTACGCCAAGCTGTGTGAGACGGATGTAAAATACAGGCACCTCAGTAGTCGCCTGTGGCTGTACAGACTGCTGTCGTCCTTCTGTAACCTCTGCTGCATCGGCTGCAATTTCTACAGTCTCTGTTACATGGCTGAAAACCTTGTCGCGCTGTAA